TGCTATACTGTGACTGGTAAATCCCGAAGAATGGTCGGTGACTTCACGGAAACTACCGGGCAAAATATGCAAAATATGGGGGTATTTGATGAATACTATCAATGTTGTCCTTGCTTCCAGGCTGGAGGAAGACTTACAGCGGCGGGTGGCTGCTGCCGATAAGCGAATCAAGGTGATTGATGCTACCGATGTTTTTGAAGCCTCGTTGCCGGGGGCTGCGCCGGGTAACCGCCGCGCCGAGCTTGATAGCTTGTTGCGGGAGGCGGAGGTGCTGCTTATGCCCAGGGCACCCTGGCCGCCCGATATTTTCTCCCAGACACCGAAGCTGAGGTGGGTGCAGTATATCGGCGCCGGTGTGGACAGTGCTGCCGCGAGGAGCCTGCTGGACACTGAATATATCGTGACCAATTCCAGGGGGACGCAGAATATCCCGATTTCAGAGTATGTCATGGCCGTGATGCTGATGTTTGTCAAGATGTCCCCCCGGTGCTTTGCCAACAAGCAGGCAAGACGGTGGCAGAAGATTGATTTCCTCGAGCTTCACGGAAAGACCCTGGGTATCGTCGGTCTGGGCAGCATCGGCAATGAGATAATCCGCCTCGCCCGCGCCTTTAGCATGAGA
This is a stretch of genomic DNA from Dehalococcoidales bacterium. It encodes these proteins:
- a CDS encoding D-2-hydroxyacid dehydrogenase, whose product is MNTINVVLASRLEEDLQRRVAAADKRIKVIDATDVFEASLPGAAPGNRRAELDSLLREAEVLLMPRAPWPPDIFSQTPKLRWVQYIGAGVDSAAARSLLDTEYIVTNSRGTQNIPISEYVMAVMLMFVKMSPRCFANKQARRWQKIDFLELHGKTLGIVGLGSIGNEIIRLARAFSMRIVATRKSAVKKESSVMGVDTLYPPQDLLEMLGECDFVVMTVALTDETKKMIGERELKAMKPTGVLINVARGGVVDQAMLIRALKEGWIGGAGLDVFEKEPLVPESELWELPNVIISPHVSARSEMRNVRLTDLFCENLKRYANGQQPLINEIDRAKGY